The proteins below are encoded in one region of Candidatus Thermoplasmatota archaeon:
- a CDS encoding ATP-binding protein, with product MSDRSTGISLTVKEKIQLHLLEYAKFSDEYSVPPEITQSGISERVGIHLKHLSQYLKPLLEGGQVEERTAHVTGMKQRRKVYHLTSVGWVDASKVKDLVMGSPINYMTASGRLREGVLTEVMERYTQGRRIMEVLSAIGDDGVMDIGALAAEEAEEERLVDHTEEAPRTPDFVDRLKEIEKITSLLDERKIVVIRGLAGIGKTALATAVCSQMRGSKNLLWHQTRKWDTPTTVLLKMGRFLRALGSTMLYEHVSGGAAVDLGRVEILLEKELDKSNSVMIFDDFQYAGEEVMDFFSMVGDVVERTEDANLLVLSREAIPFYDRKAVMIKKTVGEVELTGLDFESTKEWMENKGVEDDFKAVHKRTGGHPLFLELIGSYSGRS from the coding sequence ATGAGCGACAGGTCCACAGGTATCAGTCTCACCGTTAAGGAGAAGATCCAGCTCCATCTTCTTGAGTACGCCAAGTTCTCGGATGAGTACTCCGTCCCGCCCGAGATCACCCAATCAGGGATCTCCGAAAGAGTGGGAATCCACCTGAAGCATCTCTCCCAGTACCTGAAACCGCTGCTTGAAGGCGGCCAGGTCGAGGAGCGCACCGCCCACGTGACCGGAATGAAGCAGAGACGGAAGGTCTACCACCTGACGAGCGTGGGCTGGGTGGACGCGTCGAAGGTGAAGGACCTCGTGATGGGGTCCCCCATAAACTACATGACCGCCAGCGGTAGGCTCCGGGAGGGCGTTCTCACAGAGGTGATGGAGAGATACACTCAAGGGCGCAGGATAATGGAGGTGCTGTCAGCGATAGGCGATGACGGCGTCATGGACATCGGCGCGCTCGCGGCGGAGGAGGCCGAAGAGGAACGCCTAGTGGACCACACGGAAGAGGCGCCCAGAACGCCTGATTTCGTGGACAGGCTCAAAGAGATCGAGAAGATAACGTCCCTTCTAGACGAGAGAAAGATCGTTGTTATCCGCGGACTGGCGGGCATCGGCAAGACAGCACTGGCCACGGCCGTGTGCTCTCAGATGCGGGGGAGCAAGAACCTGCTCTGGCACCAGACCCGCAAGTGGGACACGCCGACGACCGTTCTCCTGAAGATGGGGCGGTTCCTGAGAGCGCTGGGGAGCACGATGCTGTACGAGCACGTCAGCGGGGGCGCTGCGGTCGACCTCGGCAGGGTCGAGATCCTGCTCGAGAAGGAGCTGGACAAGAGCAACTCCGTGATGATATTCGACGACTTCCAGTACGCCGGCGAGGAGGTGATGGACTTCTTCTCCATGGTCGGGGACGTAGTGGAGAGGACCGAGGACGCCAACCTGCTGGTTCTTTCGAGGGAGGCGATCCCGTTCTACGACCGGAAGGCGGTCATGATAAAGAAGACCGTGGGGGAGGTAGAGCTCACAGGCCTCGACTTCGAGAGCACCAAGGAGTGGATGGAGAACAA